TGGCGTGCACGAACATCGAGATGTCGTTGATGCCCTGCTGGTACGGCACCACGATCATGCGTCCCGCCTTCACGCGCATGGGCACCGGCTGATCGTCGCAGCCCCAGTCGCACACGTACTCGAACCCCTCCGCGGCGAGAAAGTCCGGCGTGTCGTCGGTTTCCGCCAGCCCCGGCCCGAGCCATCCCTTGGGCGCCTTCCCCGTGGCGTGGGTGATGATGTCGCGCACCTTGCGGATGACCTTGCGCTGCTTCTTGGCGCCGTAGCCGTTCATGCGCGTGTTGTTGTTCATGCCGTGGCCCAGCCACTCCCAGGAGCGCTTGTTGCCCTCCTCGATGATGGCCGGGTGGTGCGCGCACACCTCCGCGTTCAGCAGCACGCTGGCGCGCATCTCGTAGCGGTCGAACACGTCCATCATGCGGAACACGCCCACCCGCGCCCCGTAGTCCCGGAGCGAGTAGGACTGCACGTCCGGCAGCGCCTCGTTGATCCTCGGGATCCCTTTGTCAATGTGAAAACACTCGATGTTGGGCCCCAGCCAGAGCGCCACCCGCGCATCCCCCGGCCAAATCAACCGCGGCCGCTGTATGATCGGACTGTAGTCGTAGCGTGTACTGAGCATCGGCGTCGCCTTTCCGCCGGCGCCGCACTTCACCGAAGTATGCGTGGAGCGCCGCGCCGTGTGTTTACGGTTGTCCGTGTTGAACCTCTACCAGATCGCACGGCGGGTGGCGAGAGCGGTATTCCCTTTCGCCACCCGTGTGCTGTAAATTGCAGCATGAAATGGCCGCCCGACTCCGTCTCGGAAAGGAAACCGTCCACGGTCTAATGACAGGGGGTGTGGCCATCGTGG
This genomic stretch from Deltaproteobacteria bacterium harbors:
- a CDS encoding polysaccharide deacetylase family protein, with protein sequence MLSTRYDYSPIIQRPRLIWPGDARVALWLGPNIECFHIDKGIPRINEALPDVQSYSLRDYGARVGVFRMMDVFDRYEMRASVLLNAEVCAHHPAIIEEGNKRSWEWLGHGMNNNTRMNGYGAKKQRKVIRKVRDIITHATGKAPKGWLGPGLAETDDTPDFLAAEGFEYVCDWGCDDQPVPMRVKAGRMIVVPYQQGINDISMFVHANHTPAEYYRIVCDQFDTLYREGEKAGRVMCIPLHPYVTGMPFRIGALDRALDYICSHDGVWKTTAGEIAEWYYEHYYEAPGRVDG